Proteins encoded within one genomic window of Hemiscyllium ocellatum isolate sHemOce1 chromosome 1, sHemOce1.pat.X.cur, whole genome shotgun sequence:
- the tifa gene encoding TRAF-interacting protein with FHA domain-containing protein A isoform X2, whose protein sequence is MKATVFTSLNYAGKQKYRVEEMVMFGRDSKVCHFPLMDKRASRMQFIIQAFRHSESSELCFEIKNTSLKSKLSVNNISLDHLNKIDLPRKCILRFGEYQFYLEKDDGEDREHFEIFIKLSLVPFCQEVSMETLTRPVPEIGALKFMDIPVPQYQFQTAVESDENEIK, encoded by the exons ATGAAG GCAACAGTATTTACATCTCTGAATTATGCTGGCAAACAGAAATACCGAGTGGAGGAAATGGTAATGTTTGGCCGTGATTCCAAAGTGTGTCATTTTCCTCTAATGGACAAACGTGCCTCTCGAATGCAGTTTATTATTCAAGCTTTTCGACACAGTGAGAGCTCAGAACtctgttttgaaataaaaaatacaaGCTTGAAGAGTAAATTATCTGTCAATAATATAAGTCTGGATCACCTTAATAAGATTGATTTACCAAGGAAATGTATTTTGCGATTTGGGGAATACCAATTCTATCTGGAAAAAGATGATGGAGAAGATAGAGAACACTTTGAAATCTTCATCAAACTTTCCCTAGTTCCATTTTGTCAAGAGGTCAGTATGGAGACCCTAACACGCCCTGTACCTGAAATTGGCGCTTTAAAGTTCATGGACATTCCAGTTCCTCAATACCAATTTCAGACTGCAGTGGAGAGTGatgaaaatgaaattaaataa
- the tifa gene encoding TRAF-interacting protein with FHA domain-containing protein A isoform X1, producing the protein MHSTMSFESEDTEQTITCLNINVYHPQATVFTSLNYAGKQKYRVEEMVMFGRDSKVCHFPLMDKRASRMQFIIQAFRHSESSELCFEIKNTSLKSKLSVNNISLDHLNKIDLPRKCILRFGEYQFYLEKDDGEDREHFEIFIKLSLVPFCQEVSMETLTRPVPEIGALKFMDIPVPQYQFQTAVESDENEIK; encoded by the coding sequence ATGCACAGCACAATGTCTTTTGAAAGTGAAGACACTGAACAGACCATTACTTGTCTCAATATCAATGTCTATCACCCCCAGGCAACAGTATTTACATCTCTGAATTATGCTGGCAAACAGAAATACCGAGTGGAGGAAATGGTAATGTTTGGCCGTGATTCCAAAGTGTGTCATTTTCCTCTAATGGACAAACGTGCCTCTCGAATGCAGTTTATTATTCAAGCTTTTCGACACAGTGAGAGCTCAGAACtctgttttgaaataaaaaatacaaGCTTGAAGAGTAAATTATCTGTCAATAATATAAGTCTGGATCACCTTAATAAGATTGATTTACCAAGGAAATGTATTTTGCGATTTGGGGAATACCAATTCTATCTGGAAAAAGATGATGGAGAAGATAGAGAACACTTTGAAATCTTCATCAAACTTTCCCTAGTTCCATTTTGTCAAGAGGTCAGTATGGAGACCCTAACACGCCCTGTACCTGAAATTGGCGCTTTAAAGTTCATGGACATTCCAGTTCCTCAATACCAATTTCAGACTGCAGTGGAGAGTGatgaaaatgaaattaaataa